The Mangifera indica cultivar Alphonso chromosome 19, CATAS_Mindica_2.1, whole genome shotgun sequence nucleotide sequence GCTTCTGACTCAtgcctatatacacgctcagtggacagaacgggagcgatgtgggatTTCAGATCACAACACTAGGAAAATTGTCTCATAAGTTAAAagattaagtaaaaatgtcttATTTAGCTATAATAACCAAAATacctacatatataaataaaaagttttttatatctttacctatatttttccaaaattcactgttaaaattcaaaagaaatccTGAGGCTTCCCATAGGTTAAGCAGTCATTcaacttattcaaattttttttgatattttttgtatttttcaatgacaaaaataataaaaaatgttagtaCATCATCCCTCCTCTTATTTGAATCATTCCATTATTAggattattttgatttgatgaaaattttgagcgttaaatttttagaatttcaattttgaataatacataaaatatattggcatttccttgttttgaatgaattttttttagggttattgTCTTATAAGAtgtatagatttgatttttattgaaattagaggctaaaatgatgatatttggttaaaaaatggATTAGTTTGGCTGAAGATCCACCCCAAGGGACCATAGAATTCCCTGTGGCGAATGAAATCTTCTCTGGGTGGGAACGACACCAGATGGGGGCGGGGATGCGATTTTTGAAACAATAAGGACCTAGGGGAAAGTGTATTTTGAACAGTGACCCCAGGGGGTTGGAACTCGAAAGAATTTGccccggggggggggggggggggggggggggggagggtgGTTGCCGGCGCGGGGGGAATCAATAATGTTTTCTTAATTCTGTAGTGTTTTTTATTCTTACAACTGTAGTGTCTTTTGTATCTTTCTCACTGCTAAGCGCTTCCAAAGTCATTGCACAGCTTGGCTGTGTGACACATTAGTGCCTTGAAATTGCAAAGTCACCTCCAACATGATAGTTGAAGTgcatattgtatcatatattaaaaaaaattaatttatcatattatgtatcaaatatcatatagtatcatataatacaaattttgaaaaaataaaataaaaaaattataattgacatttcatcatgttaaaaaaatatcacaaattaaattttttcatataaacctctattacatcatcattttaaaaaaattgtatcagtttatatttaaaatatgtattatatcatataatatatttgttatatcatattgattcgatatatcttataatatatattattttacttatatatcatattataaaatatatattatatattttaatttataatacatattatatattagaaaatattgataattatgtgCTCTAACCCAGAAAGTTGTCGGCTACGCCTCcgcactctctctctctctctctctctctctctctctctctctatatatatatatatatatatatatataatcacttatcttaaactctaaacaaaaatattataacaataatctattttttaaaataccctaTTGATAAACTCatacagaaagaaaaaagtaatctttctcttttttcttaatatttttttttcttaaccctttaataaggaaatgaatctctacaatataaaaaaattcttcaataaataaaacacttgtaattgaacaataaaacctatGAAAAAgaaccattataaaatatttaacttaaacACAAAGGAGAGAgacaaaaattgtcaaatttctttagagaattcacatataaaatataatattgttgtactctatcttttattatttacattacctTGTTTAgtatgtcaataataaaaaattatgataattttctattataaatgctgacgtgacaaataatatgggggttaatttaattatcatcttcatcataggtattaaaaaattatcaatgtaatcttgattttattctaattatattattatttattaatttgttgaaataaaaataaattatttttaattaatataaaaaatttaaaaataattatattaaaaatatttaaataaaataatttactagtattttttattacctctaatcaaatacaataattatttgtatttatcaaattttatcaaatataataataataatttatatataataattttttaaatactctatttttaaaataaccttcttatttttataataaatatcatttagaCCGATGACCCCCTAATATTGTTGGCTCTGTTACTGTTTTGTTGTTATTTAAATATCAGAAGATAAATACACTACAACTTGATATAATAAGTCGTTTGTCAAAAAGTTTGATTAACAGAAAATGTCATATTGTCAATTTAACAATCCCGATATTTTCAAATCCTCTCATATGTTTAATTATAGCTTAATACAGAATcacttgaaaaatttttaaaaacttaattatttatatttattattgaagttaaaaattaaaaatttattatctttaatataaaaattaataattctttctTACATAAGATTTAGAAAATAACCATTTCTCAGTTTTTTTGGTCACCGGCCctgatttctctctctctttcggtatttttactaattatttttgtctttgtctgCAAGTTTCTTTGACGGTTGCCATAGTTTAGGTTCTTGAACACTTAAAAGgatgtttggtttggataatattttattatcaaaatagaaagattattttgaagataaattacttaaaagattattgagtataaatgattactatatttgataaaatttgataggtataaataattattgtatttggttgaaggtaataaaaaattactaataaattattttacttaaatccccttgaatataattatttttaaatatttttatattatttgtcatattaattaaaaataaatttatttttgtctcaaaaaattaataaatattaatataattataataaaatcaagattagcttggtaatatttaaatacctaaggtgaatatGGTAATCacattaccatctatattacctgtcatgtcatattggtaatagaaaattactgtaatattttattactgacaaaccaaacaaaaaaataaaagatagattatcaaggtaatctttaaaaatcATTACCAAACGGCGCCTCAATTACTTTGAAAAATggtattaaaatatatacaattattaatttcattttcttagcatattatatattataatatattactgaATCATATTATAAACATGTCCTGTTGAATTTTCACACCTAAGAAGATTGTGTCAAATTAGTAGTATATGTCTATATTCtcatttttgttgtaaatataattaaacaaatatgaaaagataaagaaattaaggaagaattaagagaaaagagagagtgTTTGTATATGCATGGGATCAGATGAAGAGATGTGTGTGTATAATTGAAAAGGGAATAGGTTTATACagccaaattttattaactcatGGCCAATAAAAATGTTCCACCTCTCAATTTTCATAAGCCCCCTCATCCTTTCTATTAAATCATTCTCCCCAAAATTTCTAACTTGACtgcatgtggtggaaaatccaccagatATGTAGCAATTTTCACATATATGGTAAAAACATTCTCAAGTTGGCCTCAATAATTGGTGACGGAAAACTTCAGCCGGCATTAAAAGTTGTTCGATCCCACAGATTAGGGAAAATGTCAGAAAGTAGGCCAAAAGCTCTGGTAAAACTCAAAGtcatattttttcacttttaaaaccctaaataatcatgtataaaataatttcaattaaaaatgtaagttaaaattaattttgttcaaCCTTATATTGAGAGATACCGGTATATATCCTGTCTTCTACTAAAAGCCTCACTAGAAGTTATTTCACCACTAACAAACAGAATTCAACTCACAGCATGGCAGAGATGGAATCAGCTAGTAATCCCAGCACCGCCATGATAAGAGCTCTTCTCATCCCAAACGTTATCCTATTATCTATTGGCAACTGCGGCATCCCACTAGTTTTGCGTCTTTACTTCATCCATGGAGGCAAACGAATTTGGTTCTCAGGCTGGCTTGCAACCGGCGGTTGGCCGGTTATTGTCCTCCCCATCACCATAGGTTACTTCTATCGCCGCGGCAACCCATCATCACCCACCAACTTCTTCTTCATGAAAACTCCAATATTCATTGCCTCAGCGGTCATCGGGGTACTCACTGGCTTCGACTGCTATCTCTACGCTTACGGCATGGCTCGGCTTCCTGTTTCTACCACTACTTTGATTACAGCTTCCCATTTGGCTTTCACTGCGGCTTTTGCTTATCTTTTGGTCAAACAAAAGTTCACCTCTGATTCAATAAACGCTATATTTCTGTTGACTTTAGGAACTGGTATATTGGCTCTACATACGAGCAGTGATCGGCCGACTGGTGAATCAAATAGGGAGTATGTATTAGGGTTTGTTATGACAATCGCCGCGGCGGCTTTGTACGGATTTGTATTGCCGCTTGTGGAGTTGACGTACAAGAAGGCGAAACAAGAGATAACCTATGCTCTGGTATTGGAGATTCAGGTAGTGATGTGTTTGTTTGCTACTGCCGTATGTACTGTGGGGATGCTGGTCAATAATGACTTCAAGGTAATTTGTCTTTCCTCTTTTGCCTTCATCTTCTTTGcatggccaaaggactacttTCCACCCAGAGTATGTTATTTCCCATTTCcctgataattttgaaaatattatttatctacatatgatcaattaaatttaataaaattttaactcctaaaaatttaatcttattttttatcttaaaagtttaaaaactaatattttatcctctaaaccaaatttaaaaagatCATATTTCCCTCTTagagtttaatttcaaaatccatttatttttttttggtgtcaTTATCGGTCGTCTTTCATTCTTGACGATTTCTTTTCCTCTGATTGCCCGTCTCAACTCCACCCTAATCCATTTGACACTAAGAGATATTGTCTAGAAAGAAAAATCGTCTTTTCAGACGACGATGTCTTTCGGTGTCGGATGGATTGTGATGGAGTTGAGACGAGTCAttgaaggaagaaaaataatcagGAGAGAAAAACGACCGATGATAGCTTTAGAGAAAGTGAacagattttgaaactaaaccttaaaagggcaatgtgatttttttaaatttggtttatgaaaaaaaaattaattttttaaatttaggagagagaaaataaaattatatttatatttatttttaatattaaatataaaacaataatttcatctttaaaattaataaaattaaataatcataaatagaattttcaaaattaagaaaataaactttaataatTCTGCATAGTATGAGGGGAATGTAGTCCTTCGGCCTCTTCGCATCTATGGTTTAGCTCATCTTCTATATCGGCCTTTTTTTAGGCCTTCTTCTACTTTTGTGCCACGTGCAGCTTACCCACATGTCAAATGCTGACCAAAGAATTacagttttattataaattaattattaatcaaagaAATTAAGCACTTTGGCAAAACATGTTTCTGCCTGAGTCTAATCCAAGagatcttttttatattttaaatgaaaattttagccGAATCCACAAACTACGATCAAAGGCACCATGACGAAGCTCTTGGTCTACTTATACCATGGTTGTGAGGttgatttaagatttaaattcgTTTAAGCTTAAACTGGctgaatttaattgaaattgagctcaaattgtttttaaaaatttttgcatttcttttattttaaaagagttaaactcaatttgatattaaaattttattattttaatatatattgatcaaagtaattttattttaatttattcatattaaaatttttaagtttataaatttgataagtCAAATAGCTTGAAAGctagagtttaaatttgaaaatatttatctctCTGACTTTAAACtcgtttgaatcaaacttaaacttaacttaaatacagttttaagttaattattaaactctattaaattatattattcaaacttaaatttggtGTGATTGATTTACTTCCGAAAagataattgaatttgaatttaaatcagtTCCTCatcactaaaaataaatatatatataaaactgaaAGGAAATGTAACTAAACCATACTATTATCTCATCTAATCTCATTAAATCCGcatgatattattaaaattaataaataattattaagagAATGTAATGTCGTCGCTTTGGCCGAGTGGTTAAGGCGTGTATCTGCTAAATACATGGGGTTTCACCGTGGGAGTTAGAATCTCTCTGGTGAcgatatttattaaatttttatgcaaatttaatttcattttcgcTTACGGATTCAAGATATTTGATTTACTTTTACAGGTCATTGGCAGAGAAGCCAGAGAGTTCGAGCTGGGTGAAACAAGGTATTATATGCTGGTAGCGGGAAGTGCATTAATCTGTCAATGCTTTTTCTTAGGAGCCATTGGTGTGGTTTTTTGTGGGTCGTCTCTCTTATGTGCTACAATCATCGCCGTTCTACTTCCGGTAACAGAAATTCTGGCAGTCATTTTCTACCCAGAAAAGTTTCAAGCAGAAAAGGGTATTTCTGCTGCACTTTCCCTCTGGGGCTTTGCTTCATACTTTTATGGGGAAATAAAACAAGCCAGAAAAGAAAAGCAGACGCCTCGAAGAGAGATGCTTCCACTTTCTAACACTTGATATGAACACGAACCCTTTACTGTAAGTTGTATTATCTCTTCGGTATGccaatattatttactttatgtcTTCTCTTTAACTCAAAAGCGAGGGACTTTAAGAAAAGGGAAGTTCAACAAATTAACCTAAACAATAGGGTCTAAAAAACTTGTCCGAAAAGCTAAAtgattaagtaaaaatgtcttatttagatataataaccaaaatacccttatacataaataaaaaaatttttatatctctatctattttttttccaaaattcactgttaaaattcaaaagaaatccTATGGCTCTCATGGGTTGAGTGGCCATTCaacttattcaaaatttttttcgaTATTTTCCGTATTTTTCAAtgacaaaaatgataaaaaaaattagtacatTATCTCTacttttgtttgaatcattCTATTATTAGAATTACtctaatttgatgaaaattttgaacatttaatttttagagttttaattttgaataatacataaaatatattgatatttgcttattttgattaaattttttgataattattgttttatagaatatatagattcgatttttattaaaattggagGTTCAAATGcaatatttggttaaaaaaaaaaaaagattagttTGGACGAAGATCCACCCTGAGGGACGATAGAATTTCCTGTGGTGAATAAAATCTCCTCTGGGTTAGAACGGCGCCAGGTGGGAGGGGGGATGCGAACTTGCGGGGTTGGGGGCGGGGTGGGTTGTGTGTGGTGGTTGGGGGGAAATCAAGATGTTTTCTTAATTCTGTAGTGTGTTTTATTCTTACAGACTGTGGTGTCTTATGTATCTTTCTCACTACTAATTAAGCACTTGCAAAGCCATTGCACAACTTGGCTGTGTGACACATTAGTGCCTCCAGATTGCAAAGCCACCTCCAATAGGATAGTTGAAttatgtattgtatcatatattaaaaaaattaatttatcatattatgtattaaatattatatcgtatcatataatataattttttaaaacataaaatatcaataaaataataaaaaatataattgatattttatcatattaaaaaaatatcacaaattaaaattttttatatatatctttactacacatcattttaaaaaaattgtatcaatttatattaaaaatatatattatatcgaattaatttgatatatcttattatatatattattttatttatatatcatattatatctcatcataaaatatatattatatattttaatttataatacatattgtaTATTAGAAAATATTGGTAATTATTGCACTAACCCATAAAGTTGTCGGCTACACCtcccctctctctcttttatatatatatatatatatatatatatatatatatatatatataaaagatgagATCTTATATCATAACCAATATCTTATTACATATTTAGTAaggatattatattttttatgtttttttaaaccgtatatatataatcatttatcttaaactataaacaaaaatatcaatataataatttattttttttaaataccctATTGATAAACTcatacagaaaaaaataataatttctctattttttcttAACCCTTTAGTAAGGAAAAAGTtctctataatataaaaaaattcttcaatagaaaaaatatctgtaattgaacaataaaatttatgatataaagtcattataaaatattcaacttagACATAaaggagggagagacgaaaattgtcaaatttctttaaggaattcatatataaaatataatattattgtgatttcatgttattagattgtttaatattataattttatattgttgtattatttaatgttgttatggtattgtttaatattgtattgatggttaaaaatACGAAAATTTAATTCTAGATAAAAACCAGATGAAAAATAGTTAGCAAAAAGTTAGGGGTTGGCGTCATTGCAACAAACCTGTTCTTTGTCTGATTTTTATCCAGaactaattttttgtattttttaactatcaatacaacattaaacaatactataacatgaaatcataatattaaataatataaacaacatgaaataacaacaaaattatattttagataaagtcataaacatgaatctattttacattatttgatttttaattgttaaaaaaaaaacataaaacataagtGTTTGAATAAAGAATgacttgaatttgaataattttattatgaaatctTTGTAAGAAATGtgaattatctaaaaaaatttgataatttttattgttttttctcttgtgtttatatgaattttttataatagcTAGcgattcttttttttaaattttttgtacaagatttattgttcaattatacgtgcttgttttaattattttttaaagttataaagattttttttttttgatggatgatgaaaaagagagaataccTCTCTATAAGAATAATGTTGACTaggatattttagaaaaaaaaaattattacgatatatttattaaataaatgagttatataatatatatgtatatactattataaaaatttaaaatattcctATTTAGTATTGTTGGCCtttgttttgttgttatttAAATATCGGAAGATAGCTGGTGCAACACTACAACTTGATATGACAAGTCGTTTGTCAAGAAGTTTGATTGACAGCAAATatcatattgtttatttaacaaTCCTGATATTTTCGAATGCTCTTGTGTGTTTAATTGTAGCTTAATACAGAATtacttgataaatttaaaaaacttaattatttatatttactgttaaagttaaaataaaaaatatttacaaaattaaaaatctattattttttaataataaattcaataattttttctcacataaaattttaaaaataactatttctccccataattttttttggtcacCAACCCtgatttctctctttctccatatgttttttttaaccATCCTTGTCTTTGCCCGTAGGTTTCTTCAGCAGCCGTCCTAGTTTGATTTCTTGAACACgattgttttgaaaaatgaacttaaaaaatacaccattattaatttcattttcttagtatattatatattatatatataaatacattactggatcatattataaatatgtccTTGTTGAATTTCCACACTTAAATATCTAGAAGATTGTgtcatattatttgaaaaatatgataatggaCTGCCGGAAAATCAAGCTTTgatcaaaattattaaactcAAGAAGAAGACAAATGAAGGACATTATTTTACCATAAACTTTTGACAAATTTATTTCTCTATTAATGATGTTTCATAAAGATCGGAAATCTCCAATTAAGCTTCGACGGAGGACTGTCGCTTGCTTGTTAAGTTGACCTCTTTGTCGGTGGTGGAGCCTCAGCCTCGGCCTtagacatttaataattttgtgatGGATATCAAGTCAGATTAACTATTTCCAAAGTTGGCCAATCTCTTATGTTTTTGTCCACGACGATGAATACATAGACTAAATGTTCCCACCACTCAAGTTAACTTCATAGGAAAATCCAAGAGTGGATGACATTTTGCGTGTGAAAGGTTgacctaaaaacaaaatttttatttttaattagtataaataatattttcaaatcaaattttatttaaaaaattaatggctccaaaataaaataataattttatttaattattaatataaaaaataattttttatcatattcaaatattttaaacataataatttaatcttaaaaaaagtttaaaaactcacaaactaatttatgcaatcttttcaaatctcatatattttgaaattattatatgactTTAATAGTTATCATATGacatttatacttataatttgatatattttgtttattttttaagtataattatcattttaaaaatttttgaagagCAAACggatagttgaaattttcaaaagactTCTAaacttttttctaaatttctaataacccctaaaaatttaaaaagaccccctaactttttttaaatttctaattttatatataatggaaataataaaattatatatatataatttatatatacaaatgatatgatatcgaataattttaaattaaataatatattatttatatataaaaaataaatatataaaatattatttgagaaAGTGACCGTGAAACCAATTTGGCGGTAGGTTTCTTTCTCAACAAACGTTTCTGTCCATTAATTCTGACTTTAAATGATTTTCAAGAATAATTTCCAAATgtctgaaaaaaataaaaaaaatagaacataATTTTACGAAAGTACAAATTGATGCAAATACTTTTTTCAGGATGTCCATTGAGGCGGCTATCAAATAGGGATCCTTCGATCATGTGGGTACAACGATGTGATGAACGGTTGGATGATGACGAAAAAaggttgaaagaaaaaatttgtcaGTGACATTTGGGACAACTACTAGGTGGGGTAATTACGTAGAGCATAGCACCGAGTTCACATATGGTAcagaaaatatcaaacaataAGATCTTTTAATCTGCAATTTGTCAGTGAAAACGACCTAAGCCACACTTTAATAGGAGCTGACTTATTTTGGATCATGCGTAGCTCAGGTTCGGTTTAGATTTGTCAAATTTACTCAATCACATATGCGTAATTGGTTCATGTTTATTGCTTCAAACTCGTCTGAACTAAATTCATTTCAAGTTTAAATAAACTTGTTTTGAATCTAACTTTATCTTTAAATAGAATTagaaatgatatcattttaagtAAGTTATGCTTGCTAAGCATGACTCTAATTTAGGTTTAGACTCAGGTTTATTTCTAGTTTTACTTTCTAGTTCATACTTGGGTTTATGTTTATTATCTCAGATTTATGTTCAAACTCATTCAAGTTAAACTTATTTCGAGTTTGAATAAACTCGCTTTgaatttaattctaataaaaaattttaaagactcAAAGTGgaagaatattaattaaaataggtgtAAAAATTATTGACTAAACCTTTTTAgacaaactttaaataaatttatctttttaagcaaatttattttttattccaataatactCTTCTTTGCTAATTATCTCTTTATTCAATATGATTTTTCGTTGGTAACATTTTCTTTTGAGCATATTTCTACATCatcatattgataataaatttggtaatttatgaatcaaacattcataaatttatttaaaaatagacTAATTTTTTGATGTGATTGTTAATATGTACAgagcaaaacaaaaaaatacacATAAATGCGAATAGTGCAAGTGCAAAAAGTGAGTGTGAAtgtgaaaaatacaaaaaatgcgTGTATAAAGAGTACTTGTAAGTGTAAAAGTGCGTGCGAATACAAAAACTCTAAACGCACTTTCTTGCACTcatgttttaataatataaatattatatattgtattatattaaaatatgagtGTGCACTCTCGTGCACTCAtcttatatatgtgtgtgtgtgaagTGTATTCACATTTGCACACTTTTTGCATTAgcattttatgtatttatgttCATTTCTTTATTCCAATTTGTACTTATCAATAATCACACtaacaaattaatatgtttCTAAATAAGTTTACGAATGTTTAATTCATAAGTTACCAAACTTATTatcaatatgataattttagaatATGCTCAAAATAAAAGGTTACTGATGAAAAATCatactgaaaaaatatattgaataaaaagtaattaacaaagaaagatattattgaaataaaaagtaaatttacttaaaataataaattcattcaaagcTTATcagtaatttttctttctattttaattaatatctacAAAGTAGGCAAAAGatcttcaaaatatatatatttattacagCCAAACTTATCCATTTTGTGTCCTAGCTCTGATTAGTCAAGATAATTCCTACCTTTCAATCGATGACAATCGGAGGTGGGAGGGGGCCAATGCCCGGCTATCTACAaactctttataatttttaatattttatttaaaaaaatcacgcTACAAGAATATAAAGAGTTATCtattacaaaatatttgaaaaaacaggtttacgtatatatatattttaaaaagccACTTATAGTTTGGTTTGTTTGGAAACCATTTAAATCACGGTAGAAAGCAAATCATTTTTTTGTAAGAAGGTttaactcaaatccaaccctaatcaaactaaatcaaacaaaCCATTTTTAAATTAGTAGTATTTGTCTATATTCTTAAGTGGGCCTCAATGATTGGCGACGGAAAACTTCGCGTGGGCAGGCATTAAAAGTTCTTTGACCCCACAGATTAGgaaaaatttaagaaagaaatatgCCAAAAGCCTTGAGTGGGAAACCCAAAGccatacatttttattttcaataccctaaatattcatatatgtagtgattttaattaaaaatctcagttaagatTAATCTTGTAACCTTATTTTGAGAGATACCGATAGATATCCTGTCTTCTACTAAAAGCCTTACTAGAAGTTATTTCACCATTAACATACAGAATTCAACTCACAGCATGGCAGAGATTGAACCCAGCACCGCCATGAAAAGAGCTCTTCTCATCCTAAACGTTATCCTCTTATCTATTGGCAACTGCGGCGGCCCACTAGTTATGCGTCTTTACTTCATCCATGGAGGCAAACGAATTTGGTTCTCAAGCTGGCTTGAAACCGGCGGTTGGCCGGTTATTATCCTCCCCATCACCATAGGTTACTTCTATCGCCGCCGCAACCCGTCATCACCCACCAACTTCTTCTTCATGAAAACTCCCATATTCATTGCCTCAGCGGTCATCGGCGTACTCACTGGCTTCGACGACTATCTCTACGCTTACGGCGTGGCTCGGCTTCCTGTTTCTACCTCTGCTTTGATTATAGCTTCCCAGTTGGCTTTCACTGCGGCTTTTGCTTATCTTTTGGTCAAACAAAAGT carries:
- the LOC123202699 gene encoding purine permease 1-like — encoded protein: MAEMESASNPSTAMIRALLIPNVILLSIGNCGIPLVLRLYFIHGGKRIWFSGWLATGGWPVIVLPITIGYFYRRGNPSSPTNFFFMKTPIFIASAVIGVLTGFDCYLYAYGMARLPVSTTTLITASHLAFTAAFAYLLVKQKFTSDSINAIFLLTLGTGILALHTSSDRPTGESNREYVLGFVMTIAAAALYGFVLPLVELTYKKAKQEITYALVLEIQVVMCLFATAVCTVGMLVNNDFKVIGREAREFELGETRYYMLVAGSALICQCFFLGAIGVVFCGSSLLCATIIAVLLPVTEILAVIFYPEKFQAEKGISAALSLWGFASYFYGEIKQARKEKQTPRREMLPLSNT